A region from the Deltaproteobacteria bacterium genome encodes:
- a CDS encoding GNAT family N-acetyltransferase gives MKLETLEGLDSYWRNAAYSLRWECPFVLPPWLQVWWRIFAEGLPPHICLVSCEEEPIGMAPIVVQAQEARFLGDPDVCDYLDFVVAPGQGQQFFQVLLQYLREQGVNRLNLGLVRPESMVLTELAARAAAEKCQVSSRQEDVILELMLPPTWEDFLQQLTAKERHETRRKLRRLYNSGQVNFHLVQQVSEVREKMEIFLALFGLSRADKAAFMTEQMRTYFRELAEAMAEARLLKLFFLEIDGEAAAAAMCFDYNSRVYLYNNGYDARFSSLSVGLLSKILSIRDSIGRGLKIYDFLKGNEPYKRRLGGKPVPLYRCEIVLE, from the coding sequence GTGAAGCTGGAGACCCTGGAGGGTCTCGACTCGTACTGGCGCAATGCTGCCTACTCTTTGAGGTGGGAGTGCCCTTTTGTACTGCCGCCATGGCTGCAGGTGTGGTGGCGTATTTTTGCCGAGGGGCTGCCTCCGCATATCTGCCTGGTGAGTTGCGAGGAGGAGCCCATCGGTATGGCACCCATTGTAGTGCAGGCACAGGAGGCCCGCTTCCTGGGTGATCCTGACGTATGCGACTACCTGGATTTCGTGGTTGCCCCGGGGCAGGGACAGCAATTCTTTCAGGTATTGCTGCAGTACCTCAGAGAGCAGGGGGTAAACCGGTTGAACCTGGGGCTGGTGCGGCCGGAGTCCATGGTGCTCACAGAGCTGGCCGCCAGGGCCGCTGCAGAGAAATGCCAGGTTAGCAGCCGACAGGAAGACGTCATCCTGGAGCTGATGCTGCCGCCGACCTGGGAGGACTTTCTGCAGCAGCTCACTGCCAAGGAACGGCATGAGACAAGAAGGAAGCTGCGACGGCTGTACAACAGTGGCCAGGTCAATTTCCATCTTGTGCAGCAAGTCAGTGAGGTAAGGGAAAAAATGGAGATCTTCCTTGCTCTGTTTGGTTTGAGCAGGGCGGACAAGGCCGCTTTTATGACTGAACAGATGAGGACATATTTCAGGGAGCTTGCAGAGGCAATGGCAGAGGCTCGCCTGCTGAAGCTCTTTTTTCTCGAGATCGACGGTGAGGCTGCAGCCGCTGCCATGTGTTTCGACTACAATTCCAGGGTCTATCTCTACAACAATGGCTATGATGCCAGATTCAGTTCCCTCAGTGTTGGTTTGCTCAGCAAGATTTTGAGCATCCGAGACAGTATTGGCCGAGGCTTAAAAATATACGATTTTCTCAAGGGAAACGAACCCTATAAACGGCGTCTTGGAGGCAAGCCTGTTCCCCTCTACAGATGTGAGATTGTTCTTGAGTGA
- a CDS encoding DnaJ domain-containing protein, whose product MSWLKRYWPLLLGLLYFMSPIDAFPDSILGLGWTDDILLMFLAFWLFRRLRPEAEYGQTGSSYRSGAGRAHQAGDGTTERRRQERDPYEILGLAPGATAEEIRSAYRRLAQKYHPDRVTHLGEEFQELAKEKFQEIQRAYETLSHQAGAGG is encoded by the coding sequence ATGAGTTGGTTGAAACGCTACTGGCCTTTGCTCCTGGGCCTGCTCTACTTCATGAGCCCCATAGACGCCTTCCCCGACTCCATCCTGGGTCTGGGATGGACTGATGACATCTTGCTCATGTTCCTGGCCTTCTGGCTGTTCAGGAGACTCAGACCAGAGGCAGAGTATGGCCAAACAGGGAGCTCATACCGCAGCGGCGCCGGCAGAGCTCACCAGGCGGGCGATGGGACAACCGAAAGGCGGCGCCAGGAAAGGGATCCCTACGAAATTCTTGGTCTCGCTCCCGGAGCGACTGCTGAAGAGATCCGCTCTGCATATCGAAGGCTTGCCCAGAAGTATCATCCGGATCGAGTCACTCACCTCGGAGAGGAGTTTCAAGAGCTTGCCAAAGAAAAGTTTCAGGAAATTCAAAGAGCCTACGAGACCCTCAGCCACCAGGCCGGTGCAGGCGGCTAG
- a CDS encoding carbon-nitrogen hydrolase family protein produces MKETVRVAIVQAKPYPELADPRNIGHAIRLLEKCYGREVDVACLPEYFPWSGDEVVAEMAKKLGCYIVAGLIEVVGNQWYNTATLFDRHGNLVGRQRKYNLGRLERDRMGLTPGSGDYPVFKTDFGRLGIPVCLDFWGQPEAARLLTDRGADLIINQAIFPLLRGHWKYGALVRAFDNFIPVVGINTADFNSRIGGRVYRQHGGHSFIVQPPKLVTKDDFRIWFRSLDNLESWVTVELDRREQLSIEEVNLGTARKFRGEFWRQLGIHRRPFE; encoded by the coding sequence ATGAAAGAGACAGTTCGAGTTGCTATTGTCCAGGCCAAACCCTATCCAGAATTAGCCGACCCTCGAAACATAGGACATGCCATCAGGCTGCTGGAGAAATGCTACGGCAGGGAGGTGGACGTTGCCTGTTTGCCCGAGTACTTTCCCTGGTCCGGAGATGAGGTGGTGGCGGAGATGGCGAAAAAACTCGGTTGTTACATCGTTGCTGGACTCATTGAGGTGGTGGGCAACCAGTGGTACAATACAGCCACGCTCTTTGACAGGCATGGCAACCTGGTAGGGCGCCAACGAAAATACAACCTGGGAAGATTGGAACGTGACCGCATGGGTCTCACGCCTGGAAGCGGGGACTACCCGGTATTCAAAACAGATTTTGGGCGCCTGGGCATTCCAGTCTGCCTCGATTTCTGGGGCCAGCCGGAAGCAGCAAGGCTTCTCACGGACCGTGGTGCTGACTTGATTATAAATCAAGCCATTTTCCCCCTTCTCAGGGGCCACTGGAAATATGGAGCCCTGGTACGTGCTTTTGACAATTTTATCCCGGTTGTGGGGATCAATACCGCTGATTTCAACAGCCGCATTGGCGGCCGGGTGTATCGACAGCATGGCGGTCACAGTTTCATTGTCCAACCACCCAAACTGGTCACGAAAGATGATTTCAGAATATGGTTCCGCAGCCTGGACAATCTAGAAAGTTGGGTTACAGTAGAGTTGGACAGGCGAGAACAGCTGAGCATCGAGGAGGTCAATCTGGGAACAGCTCGCAAGTTTCGCGGTGAATTCTGGCGCCAGCTCGGCATTCACAGGCGTCCATTCGAATAG
- a CDS encoding endonuclease/exonuclease/phosphatase family protein — MRVMTFNLRFENEFDGDNCWANRCEILLETIRKYSPHVLGTQEGKPSQLSYLSQHLQDYQISADWRYWDDNCQYPTLFFRRDHFLSVEGGEFWLSETPHVHLSKSWDSAFPRMLSYVLLEMRDNSQRVWCAVTHLDHISRLARVEGAKIIRDWSVNREEPIVLMGDFNDMPGSEVHKVLTLPDGPFVDTWQVLGREEDERSYTHHGFTGIPQKGRIDWILVVPEIVVVDAVVADENVEGRYPSDHFPYVAKLELSVTPGAEQP, encoded by the coding sequence TTGCGAGTCATGACCTTCAATCTCCGCTTTGAAAATGAATTTGACGGCGACAACTGCTGGGCGAACCGCTGTGAAATACTCCTCGAGACCATCAGGAAGTATAGCCCGCATGTGCTCGGCACCCAGGAAGGCAAGCCCTCGCAGCTTTCTTACCTGAGCCAGCACCTGCAGGATTACCAGATTTCTGCAGATTGGCGATACTGGGACGACAACTGCCAGTATCCCACCCTGTTTTTTCGCCGAGATCATTTTCTCTCTGTTGAAGGAGGAGAGTTTTGGCTGTCAGAAACACCTCATGTTCACCTCAGCAAGAGCTGGGATTCTGCCTTTCCGCGCATGCTGAGTTACGTGCTCCTGGAGATGAGAGATAACAGCCAGAGAGTGTGGTGTGCGGTGACCCATCTCGACCACATCTCGCGACTGGCCAGGGTAGAAGGGGCGAAAATTATTCGTGACTGGTCCGTCAATAGAGAGGAGCCGATAGTACTCATGGGGGATTTCAACGACATGCCGGGCTCTGAGGTTCACAAGGTGCTTACTCTCCCTGATGGCCCATTCGTGGACACCTGGCAGGTCCTGGGCAGGGAGGAAGATGAGAGGAGTTACACTCACCATGGCTTCACAGGCATCCCCCAGAAAGGAAGAATCGACTGGATCCTGGTGGTACCCGAAATAGTAGTAGTAGACGCAGTAGTGGCTGATGAAAACGTGGAGGGCCGCTATCCTTCGGACCACTTTCCCTACGTGGCCAAGCTCGAGCTCTCGGTGACTCCTGGAGCTGAACAACCTTAG
- a CDS encoding MFS transporter encodes MHSDTSAAHPSPTRAETTGREIIGWCFYDWANSAFATTVLAAVLPIYFAYIFPKQGLYLGLPGGPGWITRAPSLWAYAVSLSLLLVALSSPLLGAIADRTGAKKRFLACYAFTGAACTSLLYLVQKGDVWLCLILFMIANICFAGGNVFYNAYLPQMAEPEKMDRLSGWGFAAGYLGGGLLLALNLLMVKNPALFNIPDPLLATRLCFISVGLWWAVFTIPTLVLVKERAPLPPASDDNVWRCSFHRLRTTLAKIRSYSELLRFLIAFLIYNDGIQTVIVMATIFGKTELQLSSSTLLTTLLLIQVIGIPGAILFSKLADWFGAKFALMLSLVVWTAVACYGFFVQTAVEFLLLAAAAGLVLGGSQSISRSLYGRFVPPAHSAEFYGFYAVSNKFSSILGPLLFGFLTDLTGNIRIAVLSITVFFLVGMALLAGVDVEKGKRQRRLGNGEETHSPLQQS; translated from the coding sequence ATGCACTCAGATACATCAGCAGCTCATCCCAGTCCGACCCGGGCAGAAACAACTGGCCGTGAAATCATTGGTTGGTGCTTCTACGACTGGGCAAATTCAGCCTTCGCCACCACGGTGCTTGCTGCAGTGCTGCCCATCTATTTTGCATACATTTTCCCCAAGCAGGGCCTCTACCTTGGACTTCCTGGGGGGCCAGGCTGGATCACCCGGGCTCCCTCGCTCTGGGCCTATGCAGTGTCCCTATCCCTGTTGCTGGTGGCCCTGAGCAGTCCGCTGCTCGGCGCCATAGCCGATCGCACCGGTGCAAAGAAGCGCTTTCTCGCCTGCTATGCCTTTACTGGGGCAGCTTGCACCAGTCTCCTCTATCTGGTGCAGAAAGGTGATGTCTGGCTCTGCCTCATTCTGTTCATGATAGCCAACATCTGCTTCGCCGGGGGCAATGTCTTCTACAATGCTTACCTGCCGCAAATGGCTGAACCGGAGAAAATGGACCGCCTGTCCGGCTGGGGTTTTGCCGCCGGCTACCTCGGCGGTGGCCTCTTGCTCGCTCTCAACCTGCTCATGGTCAAGAATCCTGCCCTTTTCAACATACCAGACCCGCTGTTGGCCACACGTCTGTGCTTTATTTCCGTGGGACTGTGGTGGGCCGTATTTACTATACCCACACTTGTCCTGGTCAAAGAGCGGGCCCCACTGCCGCCAGCATCGGACGACAATGTATGGCGCTGCAGCTTTCACAGACTCCGGACAACCCTGGCCAAGATTCGCAGCTACAGCGAGCTCTTGCGCTTTCTCATTGCCTTTCTCATTTACAACGACGGCATTCAGACAGTGATAGTAATGGCTACCATTTTCGGGAAGACTGAACTGCAACTCAGCTCCTCTACCCTGCTCACTACCCTCTTGCTCATCCAGGTCATTGGCATACCCGGGGCAATTCTCTTCAGCAAGTTGGCAGACTGGTTCGGAGCCAAGTTTGCTCTGATGCTCTCTCTGGTCGTCTGGACTGCAGTTGCCTGCTACGGCTTCTTTGTGCAGACGGCGGTGGAGTTTCTTCTGCTGGCAGCGGCAGCAGGTCTGGTGCTCGGCGGCAGTCAGTCTATAAGCCGCTCCCTATATGGTCGCTTCGTACCCCCGGCGCACAGTGCTGAATTTTATGGATTCTACGCGGTCAGTAACAAGTTTTCCTCCATACTTGGTCCCCTGCTGTTCGGCTTTCTTACAGATCTTACCGGCAACATAAGAATCGCGGTTCTCTCCATAACAGTCTTCTTCCTTGTTGGCATGGCCTTATTGGCGGGGGTGGACGTGGAAAAGGGAAAGCGGCAAAGGCGCCTGGGCAACGGTGAGGAGACTCACTCTCCGTTGCAGCAAAGTTGA
- a CDS encoding tryptophan synthase subunit alpha: protein MLEEYIRERCREKKILLMAHVVVGYPDLQSSLDLVGEIVSAGVDLMELQIPFSEPIADGPVIVKANQAALAAGVRVADCLEFARRVTSSFDIPFLFMTYCNIMYKRGAERFLAEAAEAGIRGTIVADLPPEEADFYLEAADKSNIDPIFILTPTTAPTRLRYLATFGRGFFYCVARKGVTGSKTTFSSEVTDFLSRCREATRLPLAVGFGVSSRADVEFLQGKAEIAVVGTAALRLLESEGAGAVNAFYSKLAGRQASDASSQISTFATR from the coding sequence GTGCTTGAAGAGTACATAAGAGAGCGATGCAGGGAAAAGAAGATCCTCCTCATGGCCCATGTGGTGGTGGGCTACCCAGATCTGCAGAGCAGTCTTGATCTTGTGGGCGAGATTGTCTCTGCCGGTGTGGACCTGATGGAGCTGCAGATTCCATTTTCGGAGCCCATTGCAGACGGCCCGGTCATTGTCAAAGCAAATCAGGCTGCCCTGGCAGCTGGTGTTCGAGTGGCTGACTGTCTGGAGTTTGCCAGACGAGTTACCTCCAGCTTTGACATACCTTTTCTTTTCATGACCTACTGCAATATCATGTACAAGAGAGGAGCGGAGCGCTTTCTTGCCGAGGCTGCTGAGGCTGGCATCAGAGGTACCATTGTAGCAGATCTGCCTCCTGAAGAGGCCGATTTCTACCTGGAGGCAGCAGACAAGAGCAATATTGATCCCATTTTCATTCTAACTCCCACCACTGCGCCCACTCGGCTGCGTTACCTGGCCACATTTGGCAGAGGTTTTTTCTACTGTGTTGCCCGCAAGGGTGTCACAGGAAGCAAAACAACCTTTTCCTCTGAAGTGACTGATTTTCTCTCGAGATGCAGGGAGGCCACCAGGCTACCCCTGGCCGTGGGTTTCGGGGTGAGCAGCAGGGCTGACGTGGAGTTCTTGCAAGGCAAGGCGGAAATTGCCGTAGTGGGCACCGCAGCGCTGCGTCTTCTCGAATCCGAGGGAGCAGGAGCGGTCAACGCCTTCTACTCGAAGCTGGCTGGCAGGCAAGCGAGTGATGCTTCTTCTCAGATTTCCACTTTTGCCACCAGGTAG
- the trpB gene encoding tryptophan synthase subunit beta: protein MSKQGYFGRFGGAFIPEILSATFEQLKEAFAAAKEDQSFWQEFEQLMRTYSCRPTPLTYCDNLSCRFGGPRFYLKREDLNHTGAHKLNNVMGQGLLVKRMGKTRVIAETGAGQHGVATATMAAKFGFACTVYMGEVDVARQRPNVFWMEQLGAEVVPVCDGARILKDAINEALRDWAGNMDTTHYVLGTACGPHPYPEMVASFQAIIGKEARAQILREAGRLPTRVYACVGGGSNALGIFSGFLDDPEVELVGVEAGGEGLHTSRHAARLASDHADVGIAQGYKTYFLQNDDGQMQETHSVAAGLDYIGVSPILSSYAEESRVRFEAATDREVLAATRLVMKEEGIIPALESAHALAGAFREADQLSEADIVVINLSGRGDKDIFTIAEALGDSGWESFIASKSEAYRA, encoded by the coding sequence ATGTCGAAACAAGGATATTTCGGCCGCTTTGGCGGCGCCTTTATTCCGGAGATTCTCAGTGCCACCTTTGAACAGTTAAAAGAGGCCTTTGCAGCCGCAAAGGAAGACCAATCTTTCTGGCAAGAGTTTGAGCAGCTCATGAGAACCTATTCCTGCAGACCAACCCCCCTTACTTACTGTGACAACCTCAGCTGCCGCTTTGGCGGACCTCGCTTTTATTTGAAAAGGGAAGATCTGAATCATACTGGGGCGCACAAACTCAACAACGTCATGGGACAGGGGCTGCTGGTCAAGAGAATGGGCAAGACGCGCGTCATAGCCGAGACAGGCGCTGGCCAGCACGGGGTGGCCACTGCCACCATGGCTGCCAAGTTCGGCTTCGCCTGCACTGTCTATATGGGAGAGGTTGATGTGGCTCGGCAAAGGCCCAATGTATTCTGGATGGAACAGCTGGGCGCCGAAGTGGTGCCTGTATGCGATGGGGCTCGCATTCTCAAGGACGCCATTAATGAGGCGCTTCGGGATTGGGCAGGCAACATGGACACCACCCACTATGTGCTGGGCACTGCCTGTGGCCCGCATCCCTATCCAGAGATGGTGGCCTCCTTCCAGGCCATCATAGGAAAGGAAGCTCGAGCGCAGATACTCCGGGAGGCCGGCCGTTTGCCCACCAGGGTCTATGCCTGTGTTGGCGGCGGCTCGAATGCCCTTGGTATCTTCAGTGGTTTTCTCGATGATCCTGAAGTGGAGCTCGTAGGAGTAGAGGCCGGCGGCGAAGGCCTGCATACCAGCAGACATGCAGCCAGGCTTGCCTCTGATCATGCTGATGTGGGCATTGCCCAGGGTTACAAGACCTATTTTCTGCAGAATGACGACGGTCAGATGCAGGAGACTCACAGTGTTGCCGCTGGGCTCGATTATATCGGCGTCTCTCCTATTCTTTCCTCCTACGCCGAGGAGAGCAGGGTGCGATTCGAAGCAGCCACTGACAGAGAAGTCCTGGCAGCCACGAGATTGGTCATGAAGGAAGAGGGGATTATTCCAGCGCTGGAATCTGCACATGCGCTTGCTGGGGCATTCAGGGAAGCGGATCAACTGAGTGAGGCAGACATCGTCGTGATCAATCTCTCAGGCCGGGGCGACAAAGATATATTTACCATTGCTGAGGCCCTGGGCGACTCCGGCTGGGAATCGTTCATAGCATCGAAATCGGAGGCATACCGTGCTTGA
- a CDS encoding phosphoribosylanthranilate isomerase encodes MVRIKICGITRLEDAMAAATMGADALGFVFAASPRRILPERAREIIAKLPPFLQTVGVFVNASAEEVARTASWCGLNVLQFHGNESVDYCRRFAQKVIKAQRVRNQGDLSGLSAYTGVTAALLLDTFVSGMSGGTGTTFDWELARQARQYGRIIVAGGLTPENVAAAISKAKPYGVDASSGLEKSPGVKDHDKMRQFIKNVRQTILT; translated from the coding sequence GTGGTTCGCATCAAGATCTGCGGCATTACCAGGTTGGAGGACGCCATGGCGGCTGCCACGATGGGAGCTGACGCCCTCGGCTTTGTCTTTGCTGCGAGCCCCCGACGAATCTTGCCCGAAAGGGCTAGGGAGATAATTGCCAAGCTGCCGCCTTTTTTGCAGACAGTGGGTGTTTTTGTAAATGCCTCTGCTGAAGAAGTAGCAAGGACTGCCTCCTGGTGTGGCCTGAATGTTCTGCAATTCCACGGCAATGAATCTGTGGACTACTGTCGGCGCTTTGCCCAGAAGGTCATCAAGGCGCAGCGGGTAAGGAACCAGGGAGATCTGTCCGGACTCTCCGCCTATACAGGGGTGACGGCAGCTCTACTCCTTGATACTTTTGTCAGCGGCATGAGCGGCGGCACCGGCACAACCTTTGATTGGGAGCTGGCGCGGCAGGCCCGGCAGTATGGCAGAATCATTGTGGCCGGAGGGCTCACTCCTGAAAACGTGGCTGCTGCCATCAGCAAGGCTAAACCCTATGGCGTAGACGCCAGCAGTGGTCTAGAAAAGAGCCCTGGGGTGAAGGACCACGACAAGATGAGACAGTTCATCAAAAACGTTCGGCAGACCATACTGACTTGA